A stretch of the Bacillus licheniformis DSM 13 = ATCC 14580 genome encodes the following:
- the gmk gene encoding guanylate kinase — MKERGLLIVLSGPSGVGKGTVRQALFAQEDTKFEYSISVTTRKPRQGERDGVDYFFKTREEFEEMIENNKLLEWAEYVGNYYGTPVDYVEQTLESGRDVFLEIEVQGALQVRKAFPEGLFIFLAPPSLAELKNRIVTRGTETEATIENRMKAAKEEIELMDAYDYVVENDSIELACERIKAIVLAEHLRRDRVAPRYKKMLEVE, encoded by the coding sequence ATGAAAGAAAGAGGTTTGTTAATCGTTCTCTCCGGCCCTTCCGGCGTCGGAAAAGGAACAGTCAGGCAGGCGCTGTTTGCTCAGGAGGACACAAAATTTGAATATTCGATTTCGGTGACGACAAGAAAACCGCGTCAAGGCGAAAGAGACGGCGTCGACTACTTTTTTAAGACGCGCGAAGAGTTCGAAGAGATGATCGAGAACAACAAGCTGCTCGAATGGGCCGAATATGTCGGCAACTATTACGGAACACCCGTTGACTACGTCGAACAGACGCTTGAAAGCGGAAGGGACGTTTTTCTTGAAATCGAAGTCCAGGGTGCGCTGCAAGTCAGAAAGGCATTTCCTGAAGGCTTGTTTATCTTTTTGGCGCCTCCGAGCCTCGCCGAATTGAAAAACCGGATTGTCACAAGAGGGACAGAAACAGAAGCCACGATCGAAAACCGGATGAAAGCGGCGAAGGAAGAAATCGAACTGATGGACGCCTATGACTATGTTGTCGAAAATGACAGCATTGAGCTTGCGTGCGAAAGAATCAAAGCAATCGTTCTCGCCGAACATTTACGGCGCGACCGAGTTGCTCCAAGATATAAGAAAATGCTGGAGGTTGAATAA
- the rpoZ gene encoding DNA-directed RNA polymerase subunit omega, which yields MLDPSIDSLMNKLDSKYTLVTVSARRAREMQMNKDAQIENPKSHKFVGKALEEIDAGLLTFEKENR from the coding sequence ATGCTAGATCCGTCAATTGACTCTTTAATGAACAAACTGGATTCAAAATACACGCTCGTTACCGTATCCGCACGGCGCGCCCGCGAAATGCAGATGAACAAAGACGCGCAGATCGAAAATCCGAAGTCGCATAAATTTGTAGGCAAAGCATTGGAAGAAATTGATGCCGGACTGCTTACATTCGAAAAGGAAAATCGCTAA